A stretch of Methanobrevibacter boviskoreani JH1 DNA encodes these proteins:
- a CDS encoding DEAD/DEAH box helicase, protein MISYEEFEQIVVKILERDIASNQDQKSAIQADLNQSLFIVAGPGSGKTTVIVLKILKYLFVDDVEPEEIVATTFTRKAADELTSRILDWGYKIKDYLLNEGMNKGYEFEKIQKIAHIDFNQILTGTVDSVAQDLLRVNRQPGTNLPNVIESFVTESAMTNVGLYRNDRYLNEDLQKYLGELKGRDKIKNPSMMSQMILSIKNKMYYDVVDMDEIRQTSTDPGQIQVLDAIDEYEKELRGRNSIDFPMLEDLFLEKLENEEFEDFLSKVKIVLVDEYQDTNLLQEKIYFKIAEFAIRNGGNITVVGDDDQSLYRFRGATVDLFTNFPKRASESLGIYVNVINLKENYRSTENIINLCNHFAELDEKYQNARVSHKPPIVCPENNKGKNIPIIGLFRNTQEILARDLSNLISELINKGTVRRKVQNIVDTKSFEKLNNSNNLALKSKDKEDKYIEISLDSEDGSASDIAFLTYSTKETSRGHNYKFPYYLRKTLEKRNVEVFNPRGQDIQDIQAVQIFCGLMLECIDPDMKIQKMDKNIPKSSFRIMRRWRENARKFMDKDPEPVSPITLKEFVELWQLRKPYKMDKWPSSVRLMDLAYKLLTWIDYLQEDVEGIVYLEAITQTINQTGFFNEYGSEIYFDTESKEIKSINELYWNVFIPIASGGVSIEEELLETLPDNRLNIMSIHQSKGLEFPLVIVDVGSEFDKDLANTSFLRFPKKGGQDQELEDRIRKYSKDMKIVKRDQVDRSFDDLTRRYFVAFSRAQDVLILVGLTSNIYGYDTKDKHRNIPNIALGWNRDEEFIGFNEMYMI, encoded by the coding sequence ATGATTAGTTATGAGGAATTTGAACAGATTGTAGTTAAGATACTTGAAAGGGACATAGCATCAAATCAAGATCAAAAATCTGCCATTCAAGCTGATTTAAATCAATCTCTTTTTATAGTAGCAGGTCCAGGTTCTGGTAAAACAACTGTGATTGTACTTAAAATATTAAAATACCTATTTGTAGATGATGTTGAACCTGAGGAGATTGTTGCCACAACATTCACACGAAAAGCTGCAGATGAATTAACCAGTAGAATATTAGATTGGGGATATAAAATCAAGGATTACCTTTTAAATGAAGGTATGAATAAAGGTTATGAGTTTGAAAAAATTCAAAAAATAGCCCATATTGATTTTAACCAAATATTGACCGGTACCGTAGATAGTGTTGCACAGGATTTACTTAGAGTCAACCGTCAGCCAGGTACTAATTTACCTAATGTCATTGAATCCTTCGTTACAGAATCTGCTATGACCAATGTAGGTCTCTATAGAAATGATCGTTATCTTAACGAAGACCTTCAAAAATATCTTGGAGAGCTTAAAGGTAGAGACAAAATCAAAAATCCATCCATGATGAGTCAAATGATTTTATCCATTAAAAATAAGATGTACTATGATGTTGTTGATATGGACGAGATAAGACAAACATCAACAGATCCAGGGCAAATTCAGGTTTTGGATGCTATCGATGAGTATGAAAAAGAACTTAGAGGACGAAACAGTATTGATTTTCCGATGCTGGAGGATTTATTCCTTGAAAAACTTGAAAATGAAGAATTTGAAGACTTCTTATCCAAAGTTAAAATAGTGCTTGTAGATGAATACCAGGACACAAACCTCCTACAAGAGAAGATTTACTTTAAGATAGCCGAATTTGCAATTAGAAATGGTGGAAATATAACGGTTGTAGGTGATGATGACCAATCATTGTACCGTTTTAGGGGAGCGACTGTAGACTTATTTACCAATTTCCCGAAACGTGCATCAGAATCATTAGGCATTTACGTGAATGTAATTAATCTTAAGGAGAATTACAGATCCACTGAGAATATTATCAATCTATGTAACCATTTTGCGGAACTAGATGAAAAATATCAGAATGCGCGTGTAAGTCATAAGCCACCAATCGTATGTCCTGAGAATAATAAGGGAAAAAACATACCGATTATTGGTCTTTTCAGAAACACTCAGGAAATCCTTGCAAGGGACTTGTCAAATCTTATAAGTGAACTTATCAATAAGGGAACTGTAAGAAGGAAGGTCCAGAATATTGTGGATACCAAATCCTTTGAAAAATTGAATAACAGTAATAACTTAGCCTTGAAATCCAAAGATAAAGAAGACAAGTACATCGAGATTAGTTTAGACAGTGAGGACGGTTCTGCATCAGATATTGCGTTTTTGACATACTCAACAAAGGAAACATCAAGGGGCCATAATTACAAGTTCCCATACTACCTTAGAAAAACTCTTGAAAAACGTAATGTGGAAGTTTTTAATCCACGTGGTCAGGATATTCAGGATATTCAGGCTGTACAAATATTCTGTGGACTTATGCTAGAATGTATTGACCCCGACATGAAGATTCAAAAAATGGATAAAAACATTCCAAAATCATCATTTAGAATTATGAGACGTTGGAGAGAAAACGCACGTAAATTCATGGATAAGGATCCGGAGCCTGTAAGTCCCATTACCCTCAAGGAATTTGTAGAATTATGGCAACTTAGAAAACCATATAAGATGGACAAATGGCCTTCCAGTGTAAGATTAATGGATCTTGCATACAAGCTATTAACATGGATCGATTACCTTCAGGAAGATGTTGAAGGGATTGTTTATCTTGAGGCTATTACCCAGACCATTAACCAGACAGGATTCTTCAATGAATATGGTTCTGAGATATACTTTGATACAGAGTCAAAAGAAATTAAATCAATCAATGAATTATATTGGAATGTATTCATACCAATTGCATCCGGCGGGGTAAGTATTGAAGAGGAATTACTTGAAACCCTACCAGACAATAGACTTAATATAATGTCCATACATCAATCCAAGGGTCTGGAATTTCCTCTCGTAATAGTTGATGTAGGTTCTGAATTTGACAAGGACCTTGCAAACACAAGCTTTTTAAGATTTCCCAAAAAAGGCGGACAAGACCAGGAGCTCGAGGATAGAATTCGTAAATATAGTAAAGATATGAAAATAGTTAAAAGGGACCAGGTTGACCGTTCCTTTGATGATCTGACAAGACGTTATTTTGTTGCATTCTCAAGGGCCCAGGATGTTTTAATACTTGTTGGTCTAACTTCCAATATATATGGATATGACACCAAAGACAAACATAGAAATATTCCAAACATCGCATTAGGTTGGAATAGGGATGAAGAATTCATAGGTTTTAATGAAATGTATATGATTTAA
- a CDS encoding transglutaminase-like domain-containing protein: MSKKFRYFSLILVLIIFLCVGAVSATDLDNGTTVSMSNSSVQDSVQNVYDNESTNSIGLSTSAIGSANNLSATVSDDYNNIGDAPNGNVSSTVSTSVTNSTLENSSTPNNISVNNSTSNNIGRNNSSNEVKNTTISAKNNTGVGNSSLVKPKAAGSANSNTFSISQIISAAKYVKNYYASYGKLPSTVTIGSVKVSLAQFLYYESKAISQLNSGNKANIKIIGSMDEPSSPNSGDSVSGKLTKSAYVDSATRTYKFILNYLQGPNYSTTTLKRVSYNRLIEAFSVALDYYGSNNKLPDYLTLKYGSKTTAGANSVSSVSINQIIAASKVVKEYYAANGKLPSTVMIGSVKCTLSQFLYYESKAISQLNSGNKANIPIVKSLNEPSSPNMGDVNSGNLAKSGYVDSATRTYKFILNYNQGPNYSTTTLGRVSYNNLIRAFADVLVSYGNNKRLPSSVAINNKDVTGFYNTTIIGKNVTIIGGTGTYYTVVLKDKNGKVLANKKVRFTIVGVNYDVVTDSNGIAKLQINLRGGNSYKISYLFAGDKNYNSSNGSAVIKVTKTNPNISASNVTVYYKDGSKFVIVLKDFKGNALAKKEVYLKIGNSVYKLVTDSKGKAQYVINLNPGTYTVTYSFNGDSYRYSANSTGKIVVKKLSYVIKANDLTTTSKTGYYNFSVYDNLGKKIVNQYVNVTIAGKLYTVKTDSNGNVKIAYNLSKGTYTAKISIVGNNIYNSNSASKKITINNQPATYLTINQIVNAAKVVKKYYADHGSLPSTVTIGSTKVTIAQYLYYASRAIAQINANNMANIPIIASVDPASNPNMGDTINGNLNKTGYVDSATRTYKFILNYMQAPNYSTTALNRVSFNTLTEAFSVALDYYLSNKKLPDYLTITSGKETTAHSNSVTTKYVTINQIISAAKVVKEYYAKNKKLPKSVTVGSYKCTLAQFLYYESRAIAQINANNMGNIPIIGSLDEPSSPNMGDTINGNLNKAGYVDSASRTYKFILNYKQGPNYSTTTVGKVSYNALIEAFSRVLAYYGENKQLPSYTAIDTTSGKDTSSITALAKSLTSGLSSDYDKAVAMFNWVRDNVLYDYYYNSQQGAALTLTKKSGNCCDQSNLYVAMCRAVGITVRYVHGYCHFTDGWYGHVWTEVYVNGKWYSADCISKRNTFGSINNWNTATATIYNRYTNLPF, from the coding sequence ATGTCGAAGAAATTTAGATATTTTAGCTTAATTCTAGTTCTCATTATCTTTTTATGTGTTGGTGCAGTTTCTGCTACTGATTTGGATAATGGAACTACGGTTAGCATGTCAAATTCTTCGGTTCAAGATTCAGTTCAAAATGTTTATGATAATGAAAGTACAAATTCAATAGGTTTAAGTACGTCTGCTATTGGAAGTGCAAACAACTTATCTGCAACTGTTTCAGATGATTATAATAATATTGGGGATGCTCCTAACGGGAATGTTTCCAGTACAGTAAGTACATCCGTTACTAACAGCACATTAGAAAATAGTTCTACACCCAATAATATTAGTGTAAATAATTCCACATCAAATAATATCGGCAGGAATAATTCTTCTAATGAAGTTAAGAATACTACAATTTCAGCAAAAAATAATACTGGTGTAGGTAATTCTTCCCTTGTAAAACCTAAAGCTGCAGGTTCTGCAAACTCTAATACTTTTAGTATTAGTCAAATTATTAGTGCTGCTAAATATGTTAAAAATTACTATGCTTCATATGGTAAATTACCAAGTACCGTCACTATTGGTTCAGTGAAAGTTAGCTTAGCTCAATTCTTATATTATGAATCTAAAGCTATATCTCAACTTAACTCTGGCAATAAGGCAAATATTAAAATTATTGGATCTATGGATGAGCCTTCCAGTCCAAATAGTGGTGATTCCGTAAGTGGTAAATTAACTAAATCTGCCTATGTTGATTCAGCTACCAGGACCTACAAATTCATATTAAATTATTTACAAGGTCCTAATTATTCAACAACCACTCTTAAAAGAGTATCTTATAATAGATTAATTGAAGCATTTAGTGTTGCTCTTGATTATTATGGATCTAACAATAAGTTACCTGATTATTTAACCCTTAAATATGGTTCTAAAACCACTGCAGGTGCAAATTCTGTTAGTTCTGTAAGTATTAATCAAATCATTGCTGCATCTAAAGTTGTTAAAGAATATTATGCAGCTAACGGTAAACTTCCAAGTACCGTGATGATAGGTTCTGTAAAATGTACTTTATCTCAGTTCTTATACTATGAGTCTAAAGCTATTTCACAGTTAAATTCAGGTAATAAAGCAAATATCCCTATTGTTAAATCTTTAAATGAACCTTCCAGCCCTAATATGGGAGATGTTAATAGTGGTAATCTAGCTAAATCCGGATATGTTGATTCAGCTACCAGGACCTACAAATTCATATTAAATTATAATCAAGGTCCTAATTATTCAACTACAACTCTTGGAAGGGTTTCATATAATAATTTAATTAGGGCTTTCGCCGATGTACTTGTATCTTATGGTAATAATAAACGTTTACCTTCTAGTGTAGCAATTAATAATAAAGATGTTACAGGTTTTTATAATACTACAATTATTGGTAAAAATGTTACCATAATTGGTGGTACCGGAACTTATTATACAGTTGTATTAAAAGATAAAAATGGTAAAGTTCTTGCAAATAAAAAAGTTAGATTCACCATAGTTGGTGTAAACTATGATGTTGTAACTGATTCAAATGGAATTGCAAAACTCCAAATAAATTTAAGGGGAGGTAATAGCTATAAAATAAGCTATTTATTTGCTGGTGATAAAAACTATAATAGTTCTAATGGATCTGCAGTAATTAAAGTTACTAAAACAAATCCTAACATATCCGCTTCCAATGTAACTGTGTATTATAAGGATGGTTCCAAATTCGTTATTGTACTGAAAGATTTCAAAGGTAATGCTTTGGCTAAAAAAGAGGTTTACCTTAAAATTGGTAACTCTGTTTATAAATTAGTTACAGACAGTAAAGGTAAAGCACAATATGTGATTAATTTAAATCCTGGAACTTATACTGTGACTTATAGTTTCAACGGTGATTCCTATCGTTATAGTGCTAATTCAACTGGAAAAATTGTAGTTAAAAAATTATCTTATGTCATAAAAGCAAATGACCTTACAACTACCAGTAAAACTGGATATTATAATTTTAGCGTATATGATAATCTTGGTAAAAAAATCGTAAATCAATATGTTAATGTTACCATTGCAGGAAAACTTTATACAGTTAAAACTGACTCCAATGGAAATGTTAAAATTGCATACAATTTAAGCAAGGGAACATATACCGCTAAAATAAGTATAGTTGGAAATAATATTTATAACAGCAATTCAGCTAGTAAAAAGATTACTATTAATAATCAGCCAGCTACATATTTAACTATTAATCAGATTGTAAATGCTGCTAAAGTAGTTAAAAAATATTATGCAGATCATGGTTCTCTTCCATCAACAGTTACTATTGGTTCAACTAAAGTCACTATAGCTCAATACTTATATTATGCATCTAGAGCTATTGCACAAATTAACGCAAATAATATGGCTAATATACCTATTATTGCTTCAGTTGATCCAGCAAGTAACCCGAATATGGGAGATACAATCAATGGTAATTTAAACAAAACAGGCTATGTTGACTCTGCAACTAGGACCTACAAATTCATATTAAATTATATGCAGGCTCCTAACTATTCAACAACCGCACTTAATAGAGTATCATTCAATACCCTTACTGAGGCATTTAGTGTTGCTCTTGATTATTATCTTTCAAATAAAAAATTACCGGATTATCTTACTATAACATCAGGTAAAGAAACTACTGCCCATAGTAATTCTGTAACAACCAAATATGTAACAATTAATCAGATTATTAGTGCTGCTAAAGTAGTTAAAGAATATTATGCGAAAAATAAAAAGTTACCAAAAAGTGTAACTGTCGGTTCATATAAATGTACCCTAGCTCAATTCTTATACTATGAATCTAGAGCTATTGCACAAATTAACGCTAATAATATGGGTAATATACCTATTATCGGTTCATTAGATGAACCATCAAGCCCAAATATGGGAGATACAATCAATGGTAATTTAAACAAAGCAGGCTATGTTGACTCTGCAAGTAGGACCTACAAATTCATATTAAATTATAAACAAGGCCCTAACTATTCAACAACAACTGTTGGAAAAGTTTCATACAATGCTTTAATCGAGGCATTCAGCAGAGTCCTCGCATATTATGGTGAGAATAAGCAACTTCCAAGCTATACTGCCATCGATACAACAAGTGGTAAAGACACATCATCCATTACTGCTCTTGCAAAAAGTTTAACTTCTGGTCTTAGTTCAGACTATGATAAAGCTGTTGCTATGTTTAATTGGGTAAGAGATAATGTCTTATATGACTATTATTATAATTCCCAGCAAGGTGCAGCATTAACTTTAACTAAAAAAAGTGGTAACTGTTGTGATCAATCTAACCTTTATGTTGCTATGTGTCGTGCTGTAGGAATAACTGTACGTTATGTTCACGGTTACTGTCACTTTACAGATGGCTGGTATGGTCATGTTTGGACTGAAGTATATGTAAACGGTAAATGGTATTCTGCAGATTGTATTTCAAAAAGAAATACATTCGGTTCCATTAATAATTGGAACACCGCTACTGCAACAATATATAATAGATATACTAATTTACCATTCTAA